One part of the Candidatus Poribacteria bacterium genome encodes these proteins:
- a CDS encoding cation transporter encodes MAHTHHHHDHAHHHHDEKEDGHQHGHQHRLQGKFRFAVLLTTFVLVIEVVGGILSNSLALLSDAAHVFSDSLSLIMSWLAIYLSTRPATSSRTYGYHRTEVFAAFINGVSLIAISGWIFYEAVHRFIEPEPVKSKEMLIVAIIGFIANMVIVWLFHGEGHTSLNVRSAVLHVIGDALASVGVIVGGAIIFWTSWFIVDPILSCGIGLVVLIGAVRVTKEAVHILLEGSPKHADAHKVAACISAIDSVEDVHDMHIWSLCSNYLALSTHVSIAEDASKSSHELRQEINDKLQTQFGIFHTTIQIEQPGCSHEGNLLCNAPHH; translated from the coding sequence ATGGCCCACACGCATCACCATCATGACCACGCACACCATCACCATGATGAAAAGGAAGATGGACATCAACACGGTCATCAACATCGCCTACAGGGAAAATTTCGATTCGCAGTCCTGCTGACAACTTTTGTGCTCGTTATCGAAGTAGTAGGCGGGATTTTATCGAATAGTTTGGCGTTGTTGAGCGATGCGGCGCATGTTTTCTCCGATTCCTTGTCGCTGATTATGAGTTGGCTGGCTATCTATCTATCAACTCGCCCGGCAACTAGCTCACGCACCTATGGCTATCACCGGACAGAGGTGTTCGCTGCGTTCATCAACGGGGTTTCACTGATTGCGATCTCTGGATGGATATTTTACGAAGCGGTCCACAGGTTTATCGAACCTGAACCCGTTAAGAGCAAAGAGATGCTCATCGTGGCGATTATCGGATTTATCGCGAATATGGTCATTGTCTGGCTATTTCACGGTGAGGGACATACGAGCCTCAATGTGCGGAGTGCGGTGCTTCATGTCATTGGAGATGCGCTCGCTTCCGTCGGCGTCATCGTGGGCGGTGCGATAATATTTTGGACGAGTTGGTTCATTGTTGATCCAATTCTGAGCTGCGGTATTGGTCTGGTGGTCTTGATCGGTGCTGTCAGGGTAACGAAGGAAGCGGTTCACATCTTATTGGAAGGGTCTCCGAAACATGCGGATGCCCACAAAGTGGCGGCGTGCATCAGTGCTATTGATTCGGTCGAGGATGTCCATGACATGCACATATGGTCTTTATGCTCTAATTATTTGGCGTTGAGCACGCATGTGTCGATCGCTGAGGACGCAAGCAAATCGTCGCACGAGTTGCGGCAGGAGATTAACGACAAGCTACAAACGCAATTTGGTATTTTCCACACGACAATTCAGATTGAACAGCCCGGTTGCTCCCACGAGGGCAATCTACTGTGTAACGCACCCCATCACTGA
- a CDS encoding SurA N-terminal domain-containing protein gives MEGLERSAESQRKEDGKHTDILCSPFYTLHITCYILLCLAFIVIPSNGLSRERTLDYVIAVVNDQPITLRELETELIIIAVINNPLILREQENQPTFQEIKNPPNAVRRAVLETLIEQKLMLQQADDIGMLLRSWGKKVDAEIQALKSLYSSEASYLVDLKRMGLEYQEVEERVKNALIVNELTVRQFRNSIDEEQINQEAPQYFEQHRSDFIEPPQIQFQYILVLSKSDDPADLQAEAKTLAEKIASQLKRGATFQEIQEAYPDNPFLRVVPEPQTLPADTKVQLAIAILEINEVSQPIPTTEGYLIAQLLKKQPSRQKTYPEASQEIKDKLIGEALQDHRKTWLAEQKVTADIRILDTELAKTPLVLSSVTEGPD, from the coding sequence ATGGAAGGGCTTGAACGCTCAGCCGAAAGTCAAAGAAAGGAAGACGGGAAGCACACTGACATTTTGTGTTCTCCGTTCTACACATTACACATCACATGCTACATTTTGCTCTGCCTCGCTTTTATCGTTATCCCGTCAAACGGACTCAGCAGGGAAAGAACCCTCGATTACGTGATTGCCGTTGTCAACGACCAGCCAATCACGCTACGCGAACTGGAAACCGAACTAATTATTATCGCTGTTATCAACAATCCGCTAATCCTACGTGAACAGGAAAATCAGCCAACCTTTCAAGAAATTAAGAATCCCCCGAATGCAGTCAGACGCGCAGTTTTAGAAACGCTCATCGAGCAGAAACTGATGTTACAGCAGGCAGACGATATCGGCATGCTGCTCCGGAGTTGGGGAAAAAAGGTGGACGCTGAAATTCAAGCACTGAAATCTTTATATAGCAGCGAGGCATCGTACTTAGTTGATCTGAAGCGAATGGGATTGGAATATCAGGAAGTAGAAGAACGCGTGAAAAACGCCTTAATTGTGAACGAACTGACCGTCCGCCAATTTCGCAACAGTATTGACGAAGAACAAATCAATCAAGAGGCTCCCCAATATTTTGAACAACATCGATCCGACTTTATTGAACCCCCACAGATCCAATTTCAGTATATCCTGGTCCTCTCCAAGTCTGACGATCCAGCAGATCTGCAAGCCGAAGCCAAGACCCTTGCTGAAAAAATCGCCTCCCAATTGAAAAGAGGCGCAACCTTTCAGGAAATTCAGGAGGCTTATCCCGATAACCCGTTTCTTCGGGTTGTCCCAGAACCACAGACACTTCCAGCCGATACGAAAGTTCAACTGGCAATAGCGATCTTAGAAATTAACGAAGTTAGCCAACCCATTCCCACAACTGAAGGTTATCTTATCGCTCAACTGTTAAAAAAACAACCGTCGCGCCAGAAAACATATCCAGAGGCTAGCCAAGAAATTAAGGACAAACTTATCGGGGAAGCCCTGCAGGATCACAGAAAAACATGGCTCGCTGAACAGAAGGTGACAGCGGATATTCGCATATTAGACACAGAATTGGCGAAAACACCATTAGTTTTGAGTAGTGTAACGGAAGGCCCAGATTAA
- a CDS encoding acyl-CoA/acyl-ACP dehydrogenase, producing the protein MDFRPSPEQEALRERIRDFCAQFPDAYWRETDHERAYPQAFVEALTEAGFLSLLIPEKYGGLGLGVTEASVVLEEINRSGGNSAAFHAQMYLMGALLRHGSDAQKQRWLPSIASGELRLQAFSVTEAEAGSDTSSIRTFARRESSTYIVNGHKNWTSRIEQSDLLLLLARTTPREAVDKRTDGLSLFLIDLRDARRQEEALEVQPVRTMFNYATYQVWFRDLRLPLDSLIGEAGRGFRYVIDGWNAERILLAAEAIGDSYWFVDRASTYAREREVFDAPIGRNQGVQFPIVRAYAATVAADLVRYKAAWLFDTNASCGAEANMAKLLASEASWQAANICLDTHGGYGFVDEYDVERKFRETRLYQVAPVNNNLVLAYLATHELNLPRSY; encoded by the coding sequence ATGGATTTTCGACCCTCACCCGAACAAGAAGCCCTCCGAGAGCGCATCCGCGACTTCTGCGCTCAATTCCCCGATGCTTACTGGCGTGAGACCGACCACGAGCGTGCGTATCCACAAGCCTTCGTCGAAGCGCTCACAGAGGCTGGCTTTCTTTCGCTTCTGATCCCAGAAAAGTACGGTGGGCTTGGCTTGGGTGTGACAGAGGCAAGCGTTGTTTTGGAAGAGATCAATCGTTCGGGTGGAAACTCGGCGGCGTTTCACGCGCAGATGTATCTCATGGGCGCGTTACTTCGCCACGGCAGCGATGCACAGAAGCAGCGTTGGCTGCCATCCATCGCCAGCGGGGAGTTGCGACTGCAAGCATTCTCGGTCACCGAAGCAGAAGCCGGCTCCGATACCTCCAGTATCCGCACCTTTGCCCGGCGTGAGAGCTCAACATACATCGTCAACGGTCACAAGAACTGGACCAGCCGCATCGAGCAATCAGACCTACTTCTCCTGTTGGCACGCACAACACCCCGCGAAGCCGTCGACAAGCGGACGGACGGACTCAGCCTATTCCTGATCGATTTACGCGATGCTCGTCGCCAAGAGGAAGCATTAGAAGTGCAGCCGGTCCGCACCATGTTCAACTACGCAACCTACCAAGTCTGGTTCCGCGATCTACGGCTGCCGCTTGATAGTCTGATCGGCGAGGCAGGGCGCGGCTTCCGATACGTTATTGACGGCTGGAACGCCGAACGTATCCTGCTAGCAGCGGAAGCCATCGGTGATAGCTACTGGTTCGTTGATCGCGCGAGCACCTACGCCCGTGAGCGCGAGGTCTTTGACGCTCCGATCGGTCGCAACCAAGGCGTGCAGTTCCCCATCGTCCGCGCCTATGCAGCGACAGTCGCAGCAGATCTGGTTCGCTACAAAGCCGCTTGGCTCTTCGATACCAATGCCTCCTGTGGAGCAGAAGCAAATATGGCAAAACTGCTCGCCTCTGAGGCGAGTTGGCAGGCAGCCAACATCTGTCTCGACACGCACGGCGGCTACGGTTTTGTTGATGAATACGATGTGGAGCGCAAATTTCGGGAAACGCGGCTCTATCAAGTCGCGCCGGTCAACAATAACCTCGTGCTCGCTTATCTTGCTACCCACGAGTTAAATCTGCCCCGGTCATATTAG
- a CDS encoding pyruvate dehydrogenase → MKDAGQSISRELLETLDTIQQRVLWLATLIIHYANNLRPSPDQTKVGGHQASSASMVSIMTALYFHFLQAGDRVSVKPHASPVFHAIHYLLGQLPEKYLTMFRSFGGLQAYPSRTKDPDAVDFSTGSVGLGAVAPAFGALAHRYALSHFGHVSSRRFVGVIGDAELDEGNVWEAILDQALTGIDNLLWIVDLNRQSLDRVVPGIRARQLQRLFEESGWQVLEAKYGRQLQERFERPGGPALRQRIDEMSNEEYQALIRLPGEELRSRVVDCGGVDNAEIASVIQDLPDETLPSVLSNLGGHDLEELLAVLSQTEVEPERPTIIFAYTIKGWGTPIAGHPLNHSMLLSEEQIADLRDRLGISANDEWERFDPGSPPGQLCLEVADRLFPPNPEPPVTLSADDVPTALSLPTQGFLSTQQSLGRLLMRLARVPKLADRIVTTSPDVSVSTNLSGWIIKTGVFTPQELPDYETEANQLRSWRHGPNGQHIELGISEMNLFTLLGMLGLSAELCGQHVIPIGTVYDPFVCRGLEALIYAQYSGAKFIFAGTPSGITLSPEGGAHQSTVTPSLGAEIPRLDAYEPCFAQEVEWILLEALRQCCDREQGRSTYLRLSTKQIDQRLLTPALERLGEDELQRQVLAGGYRLEDWRNADPVVPRERLVHIATTGVMIPEAIEAAAILREQRVAANVLNMTSPRRLFEAWQTMQRFPGYPQSAGEVTTPFDWLIPTNERHAPIVTVHDGASHALSWLGSVYGELVIPLGVDEFGQSGDRAELYRHFGIDAEGIAAAALAALSRCGISV, encoded by the coding sequence GTGAAAGACGCTGGTCAGTCCATTTCAAGAGAACTGTTGGAAACACTAGATACAATTCAGCAGCGTGTACTTTGGTTGGCAACGCTTATTATTCACTATGCGAACAACCTTCGTCCCAGTCCAGATCAGACGAAGGTCGGTGGGCACCAAGCCTCTTCGGCGTCAATGGTTTCGATCATGACGGCACTCTACTTCCATTTTCTTCAAGCTGGAGACCGTGTCTCGGTTAAACCACACGCTTCGCCGGTTTTTCATGCGATCCACTACCTGCTGGGTCAGCTGCCCGAAAAATACCTGACGATGTTTCGTTCATTTGGGGGGCTGCAGGCGTATCCGAGTCGAACGAAAGATCCGGATGCAGTGGATTTTTCGACCGGCTCTGTGGGTCTGGGAGCGGTTGCGCCGGCTTTTGGTGCGTTAGCGCATCGGTATGCGTTGTCCCACTTCGGTCATGTGAGTTCGCGTCGTTTCGTGGGAGTGATCGGTGATGCTGAGTTGGATGAAGGCAATGTGTGGGAGGCGATCCTGGATCAAGCCCTCACCGGCATAGATAACCTATTGTGGATTGTTGACCTCAATCGCCAAAGCCTTGATCGAGTTGTGCCGGGCATTCGTGCGCGTCAACTTCAACGTCTATTTGAGGAGAGCGGTTGGCAGGTGCTCGAAGCGAAGTATGGTCGGCAGCTTCAGGAGCGCTTTGAACGACCAGGTGGCCCCGCCTTGCGTCAGCGGATCGACGAAATGAGCAATGAGGAATATCAGGCACTGATTCGTCTCCCCGGTGAGGAACTCCGCTCTCGGGTTGTTGATTGTGGGGGAGTTGATAACGCTGAAATCGCGTCAGTGATCCAGGACCTCCCAGATGAGACGCTGCCATCGGTGTTAAGTAACTTGGGTGGACACGATTTAGAGGAATTGCTCGCTGTACTGTCGCAGACTGAAGTGGAACCTGAACGACCTACGATTATCTTTGCTTACACGATTAAAGGCTGGGGCACACCTATCGCCGGGCATCCGCTGAATCATTCGATGCTCCTGAGTGAAGAACAGATAGCCGATTTACGGGATCGTTTGGGTATATCTGCTAACGACGAATGGGAACGATTTGATCCGGGGTCGCCCCCCGGTCAACTGTGTCTTGAAGTTGCCGATCGACTTTTTCCACCCAATCCTGAGCCACCGGTAACTCTGTCCGCAGATGATGTGCCGACAGCGCTTTCTCTTCCAACCCAAGGGTTCTTGAGTACACAGCAGTCTTTGGGGCGGTTGCTGATGCGTCTGGCGCGTGTGCCGAAGTTAGCAGATCGGATTGTCACGACTTCGCCGGATGTATCGGTGTCTACCAACCTGTCTGGGTGGATTATCAAGACGGGTGTGTTTACGCCGCAGGAATTGCCTGATTATGAGACCGAAGCGAACCAACTCCGAAGCTGGCGGCATGGGCCAAATGGGCAGCATATTGAGTTGGGAATTTCGGAGATGAATCTCTTTACGTTGCTGGGGATGCTCGGCTTGTCTGCTGAACTGTGTGGGCAGCATGTCATCCCGATTGGTACGGTCTACGATCCGTTTGTGTGCCGGGGGCTTGAAGCGCTCATTTATGCCCAGTATTCGGGGGCGAAGTTTATTTTCGCCGGGACACCGTCGGGTATCACGTTATCGCCGGAGGGAGGCGCGCATCAATCTACCGTTACGCCGTCACTCGGTGCGGAGATTCCTCGACTTGATGCTTACGAGCCTTGTTTCGCACAGGAGGTAGAGTGGATATTGTTAGAGGCGCTCCGCCAATGTTGTGACCGGGAGCAGGGTCGCTCGACCTACCTACGACTGTCCACCAAGCAGATTGATCAGCGGCTGCTCACGCCGGCGTTGGAGCGTCTGGGAGAAGATGAATTGCAGCGTCAGGTGCTAGCTGGCGGATACCGGTTGGAAGATTGGCGCAATGCGGATCCGGTTGTGCCAAGAGAGCGGTTAGTTCATATTGCAACAACCGGCGTCATGATTCCGGAAGCGATTGAGGCTGCGGCGATTCTTCGCGAGCAGCGGGTGGCTGCTAATGTGCTGAATATGACCAGTCCGCGCCGACTGTTTGAGGCGTGGCAGACGATGCAACGGTTTCCCGGATACCCACAAAGTGCAGGAGAGGTCACCACTCCGTTTGATTGGCTGATTCCAACTAACGAGCGGCATGCGCCAATTGTCACGGTTCACGATGGCGCTTCCCACGCTTTATCTTGGTTGGGGAGTGTCTATGGTGAGTTGGTTATCCCTCTTGGTGTAGATGAGTTTGGTCAATCGGGTGATCGTGCGGAACTCTACCGACATTTTGGAATTGATGCCGAGGGTATCGCTGCGGCGGCGTTAGCGGCATTAAGTCGATGTGGTATCTCTGTCTGA